The genomic segment CTTCATGTCGAACGAGATCCTGCTGTAGCGGCTGAAGGTTTGAAGGATTTCAAGTCGGGCATACCGGCTTCATCGAATTGCCAGTTTCGCGGCCAGCTCCGGGTCGTATGAACCAGCGACAAGGACGAAGAGCATGCGGCAAGGCTTGCCCGAACGGTTGGCCCAGGCATGATTGGTGCCTCGCTGGACAACGACTGAACCCGGCTTCAGCAGCACTTCACCCTCATCGAGAACAAGGGTCATTTCACCCTCGATAACGATGCCGTAGTCGATCGATTCCGTCCGGTGCATCAGGGGATGCGGTGAATCGCCCTTGACGGTGGACGCTGCCTTGTCGCCAATCTGGTCGAAAGCGTCTTCCATCCGGGAGGCCCCGTTTCTCAGAAACTCTTCCGTATCCGGAGGAATATCGACAAAGCGAATCCGGGTTCCACCAG from the Rhizobium rhizoryzae genome contains:
- a CDS encoding cupin domain-containing protein, encoding MSAFPSITRIVTGHAPDGRSVIWEQGSLPTVVEIAAIPGTLFHEVWATSGAPAPVDNGPDPSLGPLSLPPPPGGTRIRFVDIPPDTEEFLRNGASRMEDAFDQIGDKAASTVKGDSPHPLMHRTESIDYGIVIEGEMTLVLDEGEVLLKPGSVVVQRGTNHAWANRSGKPCRMLFVLVAGSYDPELAAKLAIR